The following are encoded in a window of Aromatoleum petrolei genomic DNA:
- a CDS encoding response regulator: MDLTGLKVMVIDDSNTIRRSAEIFLTNSGCQVLLAEDGFDALAKIADHHPDVIFVDIMMPRLDGYQTCALIKKNPQLAATPVIMLSSKDGLFDRARGRMVGSDEYLTKPFTKDSLLKAVATHAARKAGTGL; this comes from the coding sequence ATGGATCTGACCGGACTCAAGGTGATGGTGATCGACGACAGCAACACCATCCGCCGCAGCGCCGAGATTTTTCTCACCAACTCGGGCTGCCAGGTACTGCTGGCGGAAGACGGCTTCGACGCGCTCGCGAAGATCGCCGACCATCATCCCGACGTGATCTTCGTCGACATCATGATGCCGCGCCTCGACGGCTACCAGACCTGCGCGCTGATCAAGAAGAATCCGCAGCTCGCCGCGACCCCGGTGATCATGCTGTCATCGAAGGACGGCCTGTTCGACCGCGCACGCGGCCGCATGGTCGGCTCCGACGAATACCTCACCAAGCCCTTCACCAAGGACAGCCTGCTCAAGGCAGTCGCCACCCATGCCGCGCGCAAGGCCGGCACGGGTCTTTGA
- a CDS encoding response regulator, which translates to MPIKKILVVDDSPTERLALTELLTAKGYQVVTAESGEDAIARSKSEKPDLILMDVVMPGMNGYQATRTISRDEATSAIPIIMCTSKGLETDRIWGMRQGAHDYLVKPVNPADLLARIQALG; encoded by the coding sequence ATGCCGATCAAGAAGATACTGGTGGTCGACGATTCCCCGACCGAACGCCTCGCCCTGACCGAGCTGCTGACCGCGAAAGGCTACCAGGTCGTAACCGCCGAAAGCGGCGAAGACGCCATTGCGCGCAGCAAGAGCGAAAAACCCGACCTCATCCTGATGGACGTCGTCATGCCCGGCATGAATGGCTATCAGGCCACGCGCACCATCTCGCGCGACGAAGCCACCAGCGCCATCCCGATCATCATGTGCACCAGCAAGGGGCTCGAGACCGATCGCATCTGGGGGATGCGCCAGGGCGCGCACGACTACCTCGTCAAGCCCGTCAATCCCGCAGATCTTCTCGCGCGCATCCAGGCGCTGGGTTGA
- a CDS encoding chemotaxis protein CheW, with protein MTKRLSLREFQEDLVRRFAEAQSGNRRALLGVRAGRENWLVNLTDSGEILPAPPLAPVPLTHDWFRGLANVRGTLFSVVDFSAFHDGPLTVPGGPARLLLVGARHGTNCALLISSALGLRNPDDFHTDPDGGMDERPWVAERLLDSRDQHWLRLDVPTLLAHRGFLQAGLE; from the coding sequence ATGACCAAGCGACTCAGCCTGCGCGAATTCCAGGAGGACCTGGTGAGGCGCTTTGCCGAAGCACAGAGCGGCAACCGCCGCGCACTGCTGGGCGTGCGGGCGGGACGCGAGAACTGGCTCGTCAACCTAACCGACAGCGGCGAGATCCTGCCTGCCCCGCCGCTGGCGCCCGTGCCGCTCACGCACGACTGGTTTCGCGGCCTCGCGAACGTGCGCGGTACGCTGTTCAGCGTGGTCGATTTCTCTGCCTTTCATGACGGACCGCTCACTGTGCCGGGCGGACCCGCGCGCCTGCTCCTGGTCGGTGCACGCCACGGCACGAACTGCGCGCTGCTGATCTCGAGCGCGCTCGGACTGCGCAACCCGGACGACTTCCATACCGATCCCGACGGCGGCATGGACGAGCGCCCCTGGGTCGCCGAACGCCTGCTCGACAGCCGCGACCAGCACTGGCTGCGGCTGGACGTGCCGACGCTGCTCGCCCACCGCGGCTTCCTGCAGGCCGGCCTCGAGTGA
- a CDS encoding methyl-accepting chemotaxis protein, giving the protein MALKLPTLNFTKKKKADPEGETLATTIMEAAPPRRSPEPAAAKNGAKQAGNAANRFGMLATVFAAASMVGLGLLYYQYRQSGNATAYIAAAGEMETTAQRIAKAAQLSLQGNAQAFAELRTSTNRFTALLDAVANGGNIEGRSLPAAPTDAQPRVDDLAAKWRPTAELANQLIAQENNLLVLNRSVATINQQNESLYEQARQIVQTRVGGNARDITAATNSVVLTQRIAKNANALLVANAIDPETAFALGKDAKSLTEVINELRATTADPEGRRRVNEFATAATETLDAVDDILQHIQTLVQAKKAGSDIFGASEPLSTSASELSAALSGATGGLSPATLGIALAAIVGLMALSRMAQVNNRELAARQLEAEQHQRAAENERNLAQQAILRLMNEMGDLADGDLTVRTTVSEDITGAIADSVNYTIEELSVLVRRINDAATRVTQATESAQKTSTELLGATERQSREIEEVGATVEQMAKTMTESSERALRSAQVARRSLESARKGAGAVENTIKGMNGIREQIQETSKRIKRLGESSQEIGEIVELISDITEQTNVLALNAAIQAASAGEAGRGFTVVAEEVQRLAERSAEATKQIAAIVKTIQTDTKDAVGSMENATRDVVEGAQLSDAAGQALAEIGEVSTEAARLIEQISSDTQHQAATATRVAATMKEILAITEQTATGTRQTAVSVGQLADLAVELKGSVSGFKV; this is encoded by the coding sequence ATGGCCCTCAAGCTTCCGACGCTGAACTTCACGAAAAAGAAGAAGGCCGACCCGGAAGGCGAGACGCTCGCCACCACCATCATGGAGGCGGCCCCGCCGCGGCGCAGCCCCGAACCGGCCGCCGCCAAGAACGGCGCGAAGCAGGCAGGCAATGCCGCCAACCGCTTCGGCATGCTCGCCACGGTCTTCGCCGCGGCATCCATGGTGGGTCTGGGCCTGCTCTACTACCAGTACCGCCAGTCGGGCAACGCCACGGCCTACATCGCCGCGGCAGGCGAGATGGAAACCACCGCGCAGCGCATCGCCAAGGCCGCCCAGCTTTCCCTGCAGGGCAACGCACAGGCCTTCGCCGAACTGCGCACGAGCACAAACCGCTTCACCGCCCTGCTGGACGCGGTGGCGAACGGCGGCAACATCGAAGGTCGCAGCCTCCCGGCCGCGCCCACGGATGCCCAGCCACGGGTGGACGACCTCGCGGCGAAATGGCGCCCCACTGCGGAGCTCGCCAACCAACTGATCGCCCAGGAAAACAATCTCCTCGTGCTCAACCGCTCGGTCGCCACGATCAACCAGCAGAACGAGTCCCTGTACGAACAGGCGCGACAGATCGTGCAGACTCGCGTCGGCGGCAACGCGCGCGACATCACCGCCGCCACCAACAGCGTCGTGCTGACGCAGCGCATCGCCAAGAACGCCAACGCGCTGCTGGTCGCAAATGCGATCGACCCGGAAACGGCCTTCGCGCTGGGCAAGGATGCCAAGTCGCTCACCGAGGTGATCAACGAGCTGCGCGCAACCACCGCCGATCCCGAAGGGCGGCGACGCGTCAATGAATTCGCGACCGCAGCCACCGAAACCCTCGACGCCGTCGACGACATCCTGCAGCACATCCAAACCCTCGTGCAGGCGAAGAAGGCCGGCAGTGACATCTTCGGCGCGTCCGAGCCGCTGTCGACCAGCGCAAGCGAGCTCTCCGCCGCGCTGTCCGGCGCCACTGGCGGCCTGTCGCCGGCAACGCTCGGCATCGCGCTTGCGGCGATCGTCGGTCTCATGGCCCTGAGCCGCATGGCGCAGGTGAACAACCGCGAACTCGCCGCACGTCAGCTCGAGGCGGAGCAACACCAGCGCGCAGCGGAAAACGAACGCAACCTCGCGCAGCAAGCGATCCTGCGCCTGATGAACGAGATGGGCGACCTCGCCGACGGCGACCTCACCGTACGCACCACCGTTTCGGAAGACATCACGGGCGCGATCGCGGACTCGGTCAACTACACCATCGAGGAACTCTCGGTGCTGGTGCGCCGGATCAACGATGCCGCGACGCGCGTGACGCAGGCGACCGAATCCGCGCAGAAGACCTCCACCGAGCTCCTCGGCGCGACCGAACGGCAATCGCGCGAAATCGAGGAGGTCGGCGCAACCGTCGAGCAGATGGCCAAGACCATGACGGAATCCTCCGAACGCGCGCTGCGCTCCGCACAGGTCGCGCGCCGCTCGCTGGAGTCCGCGCGCAAGGGCGCGGGTGCCGTGGAGAACACCATTAAGGGCATGAACGGCATCCGCGAGCAGATCCAGGAAACCTCGAAGCGGATCAAGCGCCTGGGCGAATCCTCACAGGAGATCGGCGAGATCGTGGAACTGATTTCCGACATTACCGAGCAGACCAACGTCCTCGCGCTGAACGCAGCAATCCAGGCAGCATCCGCCGGCGAAGCGGGCCGCGGCTTCACCGTCGTTGCAGAAGAAGTTCAGCGCCTCGCGGAACGCTCCGCCGAGGCGACCAAGCAGATCGCGGCGATCGTGAAGACGATTCAGACCGACACCAAGGATGCCGTCGGCTCGATGGAAAACGCCACCCGCGACGTGGTCGAAGGCGCGCAGCTGTCCGACGCGGCAGGCCAGGCGCTGGCCGAGATCGGCGAGGTGTCGACCGAGGCGGCACGCCTCATCGAACAGATCTCCAGCGACACGCAACATCAGGCGGCCACCGCGACCCGCGTCGCCGCGACCATGAAGGAAATTCTCGCGATCACCGAACAGACCGCAACCGGCACGCGCCAGACCGCCGTATCGGTCGGCCAGCTCGCCGACCTCGCTGTCGAACTCAAGGGTTCGGTGTCGGGCTTCAAGGTCTGA